CGGTGAGCGTCGCCGAGGCGATCCGGTCGATGACCTCGATGTAGATATTGGTCGTCCCGTGCAAGCGGCCAAGGTAGAAGAATGGCACAGCAACCGCCGCACCGGTCGAGATGACGTGCGTGGGCCGCTCGTGCGCAAGCACAGAACGAGCCAGGAACGTATTGCGAACCAAGTTCTTGGCATTCCGGTTGGTCGGGTGATGACACCAGTAGACACGCTCGCCCTGGAGCTGAGAGATCGCGTCGGGGGTGGGAAAGGTCACCCAGAAACGGTCCCAACGCTCCCACAGGGAGCGGAGCGCGAGGAGTTGCGCAAGGTGGCCACCGCTGCTCCCGACCAAGGCCAGGCGAATAGGTGCACGCGAAGGCGACCCACCGTGATCGAGTTCGTCGCCGAGAGTGGTCGACATTACCAGCGTCGCAGGCGATCGGAGACCTGGTGTGCCAGACTCACGCCTATCGGCCACTCAACATCGCGGGAATCGTCCGAGCCATGATCTTGAGGTCGAGCCAGATCGACCAGCGGTCGATGTAGGTGAGGTCGAGCTCTACCCAGCGGTCGAACTCCGCCTCCAACCGCGCCGACACCTGCCAGAGCCCGGTGATGCCAGGTTTCATCGACAGCCGGCGGCGGTGCCACAGGTCGTATTCTGCCACCTCACCCGGGATGGGAGGGCGCGGCCCGACAATGCTCATCTGCCCCCGCAACGCGTTCCAGAACTGGGGAAGCTCGTCCATGCTGGTCCGCCGGAGGATGCGGCCGATGCGCGTGATCCGGGGGTCATCGCCGATCTTGAAGGCGGGGCCAGCGATCTCATTTCCCTCGGCGACTTCGGCCAGGCGCGCCTCTGCGTCCGGAACCATCGTCCGGAACTTGACGATCTTGAACGGCCTGCCATTGAGGCCGACCCGTGTCTGTCGGAAGAGGACCGGCCCTCGGTCCTCGAGCCAAATTGCCGCGG
The nucleotide sequence above comes from Armatimonadota bacterium. Encoded proteins:
- a CDS encoding UDP-N-acetylglucosamine--LPS N-acetylglucosamine transferase, producing the protein MRLALVGSSGGHLAQLLALRSLWERWDRFWVTFPTPDAISQLQGERVYWCHHPTNRNAKNLVRNTFLARSVLAHERPTHVISTGAAVAVPFFYLGRLHGTTNIYIEVIDRIASATLTGRLVQPLTQHMLVQWPEQLDLYKSAHLLGPLL